TGGGATAGCCTCTCATACGCAAACGGACTCTGAAATTGCGAATGTTTTCCTCAAATGTCGTTTTTGAGGAGTTTGTCCTGAGTAGTCTCAGGGCTTCGCCTTTGATAAAGCCTTTACTGACCCCTGGTGGGTGGCAGGAAGAATAATGCGTATATTGAAATGTCTCAGTCGGTTTGAAGTGTGAGCGCACGTCGAGAATATTTTCGTTTTTAAACCTTTCTCCCTTGTAGACGCATGTGTCcagaaatgttgtttttttgtcagATATTTCAGCCGTAACTTTGATGGTAGCATGGTGTCTGTTAGCGTGTTCAATGAATTTGTCAATTTCCTCTCGGTTGGTGTCCCATAAAGAGAACACGTCGTCTATGTACCGCTTCCACTCTAGTGGCTTTGTGATGCTTTGGCTCAAAATAGCTGTTTCTACCGCGgacatgaaaatattggcaaaagcaactgccatttttgtgcccattgcGGTTCCATGCGTTTGAAGATAGTTTCTTCCATTAAATTGGAAGGAATTTTCTTTGAGTATGAGCCCAagcatttcttttaaaagagcGGTCGGTATAGGAGGGTTGTTCTTGTGGAAAACTTCGTATGCGTTGCATACAATTGTTATGCCTTCCTCCTGTGGTATATTTGTGTAGAGACTCGTGACATCCATTGAGACAAGAAATATGTTGCCAGGGACTTTCGTCCTCTCTATAAAGTTTATGAACTCTGTCGTATCTTTAAGATACGATTTTTGTACTTTTGCTACTGGCTGAAGTAGACTGTCTACAAATGATGATATCCGTTCAGTGGGTCCTTCACAACCCGATATGATCGGCCTTCCGACAGGCTTTGGCTTATGAATCTTTGTAAGGGTGTAAAATACTGGGATGCGCGGTGGGTTTGGCGTTTGTAGGAGCCATTTCTTAGTCATTGAATCAATATGGTTTCTTTGGTAGAGTTCTGAAATAATTtgctttgctttctttgctGTCTCCTCTACCATTGGCTGCTCGAGAGGTCTGTAGTTGTCTAGATCGTCAAGTTGGATCTGTCCCTCTTTAATTTTATCATGCCTGCTCATAATGACTGTTGTGGTTCCTTTGTCTGCCTTCTTTATATTTATGTCATGGTTgctttttaaatctttaatTGCTTTGCGTTCGTTGTGAGGCAGGTTGTGTTTCGGCTTAAGCAACTCAATCTCTGCAAGCTCTGTTTTGACCTCTTCTAGATAGCTTTCTAAAGCAACTGATTGTTGCACTGGTGGTACCCAGTTTGATTTGACATGGAAGGGATGTTGTTCTTTATTCTTCCCGTGAAAAATGTATCTAAGGCGCATTCGCCTTGCAAATTGGTTAAAATCTTGTAGCAGCTTTTGCCGtatttggttttcttttgtcacGGGCGTAGGGATAAATTTTAATCCCCTGGAGAGTAACTTAGTCTGGTCCGGTGTCAACTGGAAATCTGTGAGGTTTCTTATGTGTCTTTTGCTAGACTTTGTTTTTTCTATATTCTTATTGCGCTTGCTGAATCTTCTCCGCTTGTTGCGTTTTTGGTTCTCCAGTTTGCGCTTCCTTACAAACTTTCCCCCCTCAATGTCACGTGTAGACACAGAAAAGAGGCAGGGATATGATTCATTGACtttattttgaacattttttatCTCTGACAATTCTAGCATCATAGCATTTACCTTGGCTACTTGTTTCTGGATATTGTCTGCCAGCTTGCGTACATTCTCTTGTACATTGCTTTTGCAAGCGGTGGCAAGTGTTTTGTTCTCGGCCTAGTTGAGAATAGTTTGCGAACGATCCTGTCTATGAGCTCTAGTGTTTTTCTCACTAAGTAGTTTCTCGTTTCTTTTTATGCGTCGAGCGTGAAAGCTCGTTAGCGCCTCAAGAAGCTTTTGTTCGGCCTCTTTCCTTAATTTGCCGATGTCATGTTTGAATTCTTCGTCGGGCGTGATGTTAGCCCTTACATTGTATCTGAAAGATACAGGACAAGTTCCTTTCTCTTTGTGTGCCTTTAGCTTCTTGATTGATTCCTCGGATTTCTGTATCTTTGAGTTCAGCGATGATATGGTTTCTTGGTGGCGGCGCGGCCGTTTGTTGGCTCTGGAGTGTGATCGATCACTTCTGCCCGCATAACTGACATCGCGATGGCGCTTGCGTTTACTCTCTgcatttttctctgttttccgTTCATCTTCCTCGGAGCTCAGTGACGGATCTGGTTGATCTTCGTGCATTGGTGCGTTTGGTTCAGCTTCGTCTATAAAAAACCCTCACGAAGGTCAGAAAAGCACGATAGGCGAAGACTAAGACATTTTGTTCGGAAGTCAACTACATTAAAGCCACCTGATTCAAATGGGGCGCAACAACGCTTCCTGCTGACATTCTCCATTTTGCCTTTCCAGATAAAGGGCCACACAAGACGATTGAAGAGCTCACACACCCAATTTGGGGGCGAGATGATTTTGGCAACATGGTAAAACCGACTAGCCCCCTAAACGTTTACAATTAACGCACGACCTAAAAAGGATAAATCTCTTTGCTTCCATAAATTTAACACTAATTCaagcttgtcaagtttagcTCGCCAATTGTCAGATTCAACCGAAACCAatccatttgaaaaatgaacaccTAAAATTCGAAGTTTTGTAACCCAATTTAGACCAAAAGGAGAAGCCCCATTACACCTCCATCTCCCAAGCCACATggcttcggatttggaggtggcgtcatcagcatactgcgagactttgaattgaaggccgccggctccagggagccggaaaCCTTCAATGTCCTTACATTTACGAATTTGATTTGACGAGACTTCCGAGACCAGAACGTATAGAAGGGGGGAGAGAGGACAACCCTGTCTCACAccccttccaagaaaaaccgGCGCAGACAAACTTCCATTACAaataatacgagaaaaaacattcttGTAAAACAAACTAACCCACCCGCGAAAAGACGGCCCAAAACCAAACTTAAGCAAGACACGcataagaaaatcatgatccacacgatcaaaagctttttcctgGTCAAGCGTAACTATGATTCCGGTCTCGTTAGTCTTGTCAATCATGTCCAACATATCGCGAATGAGttgcaaattagaaaagataGACCTACCCACCACCCCACATGTCTGATCTTTGTGAACAATTGATTGCATCACTCGTTTTAAACGTTCCGTAATAACTTTAGAAGCTAGCTTATAATccgtatttaaaagagaaattggacgccaatttttaacaagacgacggtcatccttcttgtacagcaagcgcaagagaccctcgcgctggctgtcagtCAGGATGCCGGTATGAAATCTCTCACTCaaaacaagtactaaaacaTCGCCCAAATCTTGCCAAAAAGCCTTATAAAATTCTGTTGGTAGGCCGTCAGAGCCGGGCGATTTCCCAGTCTGAAGACCCCCCAACGCCATAAATAACTCATCTTTAGTAAGGTCTCCCTCACAACTGACCCGTTCCGAATCAGACAAAGTAAACTCCAAATCGTCTATTAGGCTTTGCTTTACATGCAAATCAAGattatcttttgaaaacaaattcttatAAAAGTCTACGAGAATAGATTCCATATCAGTCTGGGACGACGTTTCCTCGCCTTGAGAATTTATTAAAgagtcaaaagaatttttagcagctcttTGATTTTCACGACGAAGGAAGTAACGGGtcggtttttctccttctttgaACCATTTCACACGGGATCGGATCTTGGCCCCCTCCGCCTCCCGcaaagcgagagacgagagagAGCACTCAAGATCCCGAATCTCTGCAGACCTTGATGCATTGCCACGAGCGAAATAATTTTTTGCCCGAATCAAACGATTAGTCAGAGAAGTTCGAAAACAATTTGCcgatttgcgcttacgagaagaatacttttgacagaaattacgaataataactttcaaattatcccaccacacccctattgtttgaaaattagccatagATTGTTTCTGATCAGTAATTAACTGGGACAATTCACATTTGAAAGTGGCATCATTCAAAAGtgaagaattaaacttccaaacaccgctacgagTCCTAGGGCAGTCATccggtgaaaaattcaaagctacAAAATCGTGATCTGAAAAGCTACAGGGAGAAACCTTAGGACAGTCAATACAACGCTCTAAAGAGacagaaactaaaaaccgatcaagtcGAGAAGCTTGACTGTAATCTGCATTCGCCCAAGTATACGAAATCCCTCGAGGGTGCTGTTCACGCCACACATCAATAAgccagttcggagtttcaaaaaatacgtgcgcgcgtcgggataaaaagaagcatatatttttcttcttttgtcatgctaaatacacgcacgaatttgcattaaaaaaatttgtatttttaagatatgcttgattttatcccgacgcgcgcacgtgtttttttgaaactccgaactagcTTATTAAAGAACAATCCGACAGCAAACGACGAAAATTAGACTTATCTGGCAAAGAATCATTTAAAACACGAAGCCGATCAAGCTTGTtatccacacaattaaaatCTCCGGCAATAATACGGCAAGGACACAAAAAATACTGgtgcaaattttgaaagaagaccCTGCGACCCGCAACGGTGTTCGGAGCATAAACATTAACTAAATTGAATTTACAAGATCCAAAGTCAATTAAAGCACTAAAAACTCGACCATCAGAATCAAATAAGAACCTtgaaattttcccttgaaagcgCGGGGAGACAAACATTGCAACTCCGGCTGACCTACCAGTGCCAAAGGACCAGAAACAATCACCCGACCatcttttagaaatttcatcggcctgaactttatttgaaacatgggtttcttgtagtaaaatgacatcaaggTCTAGCAGAGCCAATTCAATAAGGACAAGATCCTGTTAAGCGGGCGTAACAAGCCCGCAAACATTAAGAGAATAAAACCTGAACTAGTAACTAACGCCGcctgtgtttatttttctttcttaccgTGGTCCACTCTTCCTCATCCGACGAACTTGAATCTTCTTCCTCTGTACTTGATTCCTCCCTTCGATGTCTTCGATCTCTTGACTCATAACGATCCTCATCATTATAATAATGCTCGTGCCGGTGGTGGTGGCAGCGATCTCGAAATCTCCTCTCACGCTCCCGATCGCGCTCGCGGCTGCGTTCGCGATAATGCTCACGCTCGCGCTCGCGCTCCCGGTCGCGTTCACGATGCCACTCTTGGCTACGCCCATGACTTCTCAAAGATTCATTCACTTTCTTCTCTCTCcgattttccttctcttttggaTTGTGGTTCTCCGGGGTTTTAGAAGCTGAAGACAAAGTAGTAGTAAACGCAACAGTACGAGGGGCTTTGGCAGCCCCAGCGTACGAATTAGACACATTCTTACTTGATGAAACACGTTCTACATTAACACTATACAGAAGATAAGGACAGTTACGCACTGGATGACTAGTTGAGCGACAAATCGAGCACATTGGACGTTCTGGACACTGTTCAACACGATGACCGGACtgttcacaattaaaacaacgAATATTAACACAGTCTTTAATTAAATGGTCGAGGTCCCCGCAACGGCGGCATGACTTAGGTTGTCCAGGGTACCAGAATTTGATAAACTCTCCTACAATCTTAAcagtggagggaatatcatgcTTGATTTCCATTCTAGCAGTTCGTATTCCATTAAAAACAGTGTCATTTACAAGATCACGACGAAACGATAAAACAGTACCATACACAGACAATCTACCAATTAATACCGAGTCTGGCATCTCATTTGGAGCATTGTAGATCTTGACACTAGAAGTTTTGTGATCGCAATCAGCGACAAAAGCTCGATAACCACAATCTTCAATGTCCCATAAACTAAGGATTAGACTTTTTGCTTCAGCTGTACTAAAACTCACAACATACGTATTGGAGCCAAGCCGACGTTGAACAGAGAGGATATGCTCAAACTCAATTCCTTTACCATCCAAAGCTTCAAAGATTTTGTTAACTGGTACTTGTGTATCCAGCGTAAAATAGACAGAATAGGACTTTCTCACCCTCACATTCTCATTGTCGATCTTCCAAGACTCTTTTGACTGCGTAAATTTGACCccattgttcatcattttgctAATAGCATCGGGAACATCAGACTCATCCCCAGAAGGCGCAATTAGAGAATTCTCCTGCGGCTCGCCATCATTAGCATTTTGCTGAACTTGTTATTCCATTTCTTCGCTCCAAAATCGATCTTCTTGTGCATCTTGAACTTCAAGGTCTTCAGTCGTCTCCATAGCTGCACTTGCCATGAtaatctatggagataaaaagcgAAACGGACCCTTTGGAACTTAGCCAAAAAGCCAACAACTGTACTGTTtcagccttctgggcctcatcagtgcagtgctgatagctaggaagaaggtaagcctataaacctacctcgagtgtcccacgcatgtggtacagctcagtcatgccacagtgctcaaagcagagaactagtgagcgtgcgcaattgctatcggcaatgactcatcccagtacagctTTGTTGCGCCACAGAGCTaaatctaactgcagacagtactgtctcggccttctgggcctcatcagtgcagtgctgatagctatatatatatatatatatatatatatatatatatatatatatgtatatatatatatatatatatatatatatatatatatatatatagtacagctttgttgtatatatatatatatatatatagtacaGCTTTGTTGCGCCACAGAGCTaaatctaactgcagacagtactgtctcggccttctgggcctcatcagtgcagtgctgatagctatatatatatatatatatatatatatatatatatatatatatatatatacatatatatatatatacatatataaatgcatatatatatatataattgaatatctggtgaaactactctgttgttgagtccatatggattttaatacaaatctgtttcgtaggccaacatggttggcccactcatcagttatcctccatacaaactgtcgtcaaaaattcgaaagctacacagaaacaacatgatacgttacaagaaccgttaggaaaccgttggaggctacaaaacttgtgcccgcgctacctgggcgattcacattaacatgagcgcgcgcaaaagcacgaaagaaccaattactggatagagtatctcaagataaactttcttcggtgtctacatgcagaaactagctcattgcgcttgttcaacgttgccagctctggtttggtgatgatgaagtgtttttctgctgtacacagttggcatttgccggttaggtttgtgtacggtttcgccctttcgaggatcttccagccgattgtgtaccgttcatttttgctcttcagtgcccagatgtatttactgagttcggtgctgttcttacttttttcgttgttgaaggaCGTCTGGTGATTTCTCCATCTTGCCTTGAAGTTAGTGGCGGTCAATCCTACGTAGGTTTCAGTGCGGTTGTTAAGTGACGTCACCGTAGCTTGATAAATAACGCCTTCGGAgagacaagttcctttcaaagggcactcgtctttctttctacagttgcacgttttggtggcctgatcttgtggcgtttgtgctgcttttcttaggatggttttgttgtgtCCAGATATGATCTGTGTGACATTtggcatgcagctgtagctaagttttaaggtattcctattaaagattttccttagtttgtgtCCAGCTGGAAAGGATTGGTCAATTAGACGAAGGAACTGTCTCCCGATGTTGCTTTTTACGTTTCTATTATACGGCGGGTTAAACCAGATTATGTTCCGAGACCGGTTACGCCTTGGTAAAGATGTTTGGGGAGGTTTGAACTGAAGTTTAAATGTGTAGCCGCTTTTACCTAAGGCTTCCTGGTATGGTTTTGCTGCTTCGTCAAACACGCCAGCGTCAGATGAAATTTCCGAGAGTCTTCTGTTAATTGACTCTggaatgtttttaataatgctgggcggatgatttgatttgctgtgcACGTAAAGCGGAGTATTTGCTGCCTTAGCGTACGGTTGAAACTTTTCAGTGTTCATGTCCAAAGTGACGTCAAGAAAGTTAATGACTTTCTTGTTCGCTTCAATGGTGATCTTAAGGTTGTTATTCTTGAACACATTACAGATctgttttttaattctttctgtCTCCTTTGGTGTTAGCGTAGTTACGGCTAGTCCGTCGTCCCTATAGAGGCCAATTTCAATGTTGGGCAATTGTTGTAGCTGTGCTAGGAGGTAGCAGCCGACTAGTTCACAAGTCTCTGCCCCATCGTAGCTTCCCATGGTAACATCGAAAAGCTTGGTAGAAGCTTTCTTCTCCCATGGTTGGCCGTTGTTGAATAAGAGAGAGTGCTTAGCATTGACAATTGTTTGGCGGTCATCATTAGAAATGGTCACATGTTCGCAAGCGAAATCAAGGGCGCGGTTAAGGAGTGCTTCAGTTATCGAAGGGTAGAATTCAACTACGTCAAAGCAAATGAATGTTGAGTCACGTTTGTTGGGCAGTCGTTTGTACCATTGGAGAACAGAagatgtgtttttccactggttcaCTTTTGTAGCGCGAACAAGTTTAGAATTAATAACTTCAAGAATCCGCTTGCTTATTCGGCCTAACTCCGTCTTTGATGGATTTATTAATCGGCAGGTGGGGTTGTTTGCGAAATTTTCTTTGTGGTCTTTGAGTGTGATAAAGGCATCATTGGTAGCAATAAGTTCAACGCGGTCGTCAATGTTGAGTGCCCTGGCGACACTCCTGGCTTCATCGTTTATCACATTAAGATTCTTCTTTTCGGATTTCTTGTAGGTCTTAGTGATGTTGTCGTTCAAGAGCCGGTTGTACTCAGGTGCATCCAATTTGTAAAAGTTGACGGATTTATCGGCCTTAACAAATAAACGTTCTTCATTTTTAATTGATGAAATGTCTTTCCTTAGGTCTTGTTGGAATTGACATCTGACGTCTTTATACGCAATGTTCCTTATAATATTAATCATACCTTCTTCAAAAGTTCTCATCTCTTCGACGGTTGGTGGGCAGTTCTTTGACTTGAATCCGAAAGTTTTCTTGTCGGCAGGTGTTGTCGGACTTAAAAAGTGGAATGCTTTCCATCTCATCCGGCGTAGAAATTCCTCTGTCTTTTCAATCAGTCGTTTAGTGTAGTCTTTCTCTGATGCGACAGGTATGTTCTCAGTTGAGTAGTTGAACGATGTCCGTTCCATGTTTGGTTCTTCGGTTAAAGAGTGCTCAACTTGAAAGGAGCGTTGTAATCCAGATGAAGGTCAGCAGAGGAACCAGAATAGTGCTCGACAACGAGGGAGCTGTTacaattgaatatgtggtgaaactactctgttgttgagtccatatggattttaatacaaatctgtttcgtaggccaacatggttggcccactcatcagttatcctccatacaaactgtcgtcaaaaattcgaaagctacacagaaacaacatgatacgttacaagaaccgttaggaaaccgttggaggctacaaaacttgtgcccgcGCTACCTGGGCGATCATGTAGCgcgggcacaagttttgtagcctccaacggtttcctaacggttcttgtaacgtatcatgttgtttctgtgtagctttcgaatttttgacgacagtttgtatggaggataactgatgagtgggccaaccatgttggcctacgaaacagatttgtattaaaatccatatggactcaacaacagagtagtttcaccagatattcaattatatatatacatatatatatatatatatatgtatatatatgtatatatatatatatatatatacgtatatatagatatacatatacatatatatatatacacatatatatatatatatatatatttatatacatacaTGTAGGCTTAGCATAGATATCTATAATAATGAACCCATCTTGTAGGTGCAGTGTAAGATCCAAGAGATTGAGGGTATTCTCAGAGTATACCAGCTCAAATTTGATAGTGGGATTGATGTACCCGGTAAACTCTAACAATTTAGGCAGACCATGTTTTTTTAAGAGCAATcctccaagaaagtgaagcaaagttggaaattaATATGGCTGTTTTCgttcatccccccaggtaacctacctccacccCAAAAATGAAGGGAGTTATAATTTTTCaattccaactttgcttcactttcccggagaattgctcttaagtGCTCTTTCTTAAGGATTAGGATCATAACGAACGGCAGAGGTGGCTCTACCAGACTGTAACCTATAAAGACCGTACAAATTATGATCTACTCCTATTTCCTTAGGACACTCTTTAAAGATTTTCCTACATCTGGTATATGATAACTTAACTCCATGCAACGTGTAAGGATTGGTGGACTTATATAATCTTACTGGACGGAAAAGAGCGACTGAACTGGAAAGTTCAATAGTACAAATGGAAATATACCTTTCTAAAAGCAACCAGGCAATACCGGCTAGCTAACATAATATTGTTCGTGCAACAAACACTCTAAgatgatcatgaaaaaaaattaaagatgccCAACGACCAGATACAAGCAATGCACATCTGCTTGATATTAGCATAAGGACCATTCTCAGAATCTTATCAACAGACTTAGCGATATTATTTACCCGTCTCTCAGAAATAGTAGTAGTTCCATTAACGGCGTTCCATATAATCCCCCGAACCATTCGAGAACTTGACTTGGACTCCATTGAGAGTTCTCATCATTGGTGATAAACCTTGACTTTCTTAAATCAGACCGAATATTAGTAGCTAGGACTGCACAGATGTCACGGTAGGAATCTATCAACCAGCCATCATCAAGAAATAAAGCACGAGGACAGTCCGTTATTGTTTCATGCTATAGGTTCAGTCACCAAGATACCGGTTCTGTTTGAACTTGATGCAAACCATTCTTggcaaaattgccaaaaaatgtaATGTAACTGGTTCTTGCATGACTTTGTAATCACTTTTATCTTGAGTTTCACTGGttttctgtcttttcttttctttttttttttcgagtaaCAAGATATCTTATAAGTAaggatttcgtaaaacttttaacgataaaaactaacggtaaaacacgacgtttcgaccgtgcttcggtcatgattaagtgaatggtgaaataaaatagtaaaaatatatatatgtacgtaagaagtgtaaaaattttttccatg
The Acropora muricata isolate sample 2 chromosome 3, ASM3666990v1, whole genome shotgun sequence genome window above contains:
- the LOC136912597 gene encoding uncharacterized protein; the encoded protein is MRLRYIFHGKNKEQHPFHVKSNWVPPVQQSVALESYLEEVKTELAEIELLKPKHNLPHNERKAIKDLKSNHDINIKKADKGTTTVIMSRHDKIKEGQIQLDDLDNYRPLEQPMVEETAKKAKQIISELYQRNHIDSMTKKWLLQTPNPPRIPVFYTLTKIHKPKPVGRPIISGCEGPTERISSFVDSLLQPVAKVQKSYLKDTTEFINFIERTKVPGNIFLVSMDVTSLYTNIPQEEGITIVCNAYEVFHKNNPPIPTALLKEMLGLILKENSFQFNGRNYLQTHGTAMGTKMAVAFANIFMSAVETAILSQSITKPLEWKRYIDDVFSLWDTNREEIDKFIEHANRHHATIKVTAEISDKKTTFLDTCVYKGERFKNENILDVRSHFKPTETFQYTHYSSCHPPGVSKGFIKGEALRLLRTNSSKTTFEENIRNFRVRLRMRGYPRHLVDHILSEVKFTESLLQKGEILKRYTCESKTLRVKVQHHHEK